The window GTAAAGAAAGTTTACAATCTGCAGCTAGCCTTATTAATCATTCCAAAAAACCATTAGCTTTGGTGGGACAAGGTGTGATTTTGGGCAACGCTGAGAAAGAACTGTTAGACTTTTTACAGCATGGAGATATTCCTGCCGCCTCTACTATGTTGGGGCTTTCTGCTTTGCCAAGTGATGAACCCTTAAATATGGGAATGTTAGGGATGCATGGTAATGTTGCTGCTAATTTGAAAACAAATGAATGTGATGTATTGATTGCCATTGGAATGCGTTTCGATGACCGCGTTACCGGAGATTTGAATACTTATGCTAAACAAGCTCAAATTATACACTTTGATATAGATCCTTCAGAAATCAATAAAAACGTTAAAGTCAATGTTGCCGTTTTGGGAAATATAAAGGAAACTCTTCCGGCGGTAAATAAATTATTAAAAAAAACACAACATACGGCTTGGAAAAAAACATTCAAATCTCTATTGGAACAAGAACTGAATACAGTTATCCAAAAAGAACTTTATTCTCAAGTAGGTCCTTTAAGAATGGGAGAAGTAGTACATAAAGTATCAGAAGCTACTGAAGGCAATGCAGTTCTGGTAACAGATGTAGGTCAAAATCAAATGATGGGGGTTCGTTACTTCAAATATAAACAAACTCGTAGTGTAGTAACTTCAGGGGGATTAGGAACAATGGGGTTTGGTTTACCTGCATCTATAGGGGCAAAATGCGGTGTTCCTAATCGTACAGTTTGTCTCTTTGTCGGAGACGGTGGATTTCAAATGACCATTCAAGAATTAGGAACAATTATGCAGTCAAATATTGATGTCAAAATCATTCTTTTGAATAATAGTTATTTAGGAATGGTTCGCCAGTGGCAGGAACTATTCTTTTCCGAACGATATTCTGAAACAGCTATGGATAATCCTGATTTCATTCAAATAGCATCTGCCTATCGCATTCCGGGAAGAAGTGTTTCTAGAAGAGAAGAATTAGATGAAGCTATTTACGAAATGTTAGAAACAAAGGGGACCTACTTGCTGGAAGCTAAAGTGTTATCAAAAAGTATGGTTTATCCAATGATTCCAGCTGGGGCATGCATTACACATATATTGTTAGGAGATGAAAAATAAAATACTTTATACAATAACAATATTTTCTGAAAATATTGTTGGCTTACTGAACCAAGTAGCTATTATTTTTACAAGGCGTGGACTAAACATAGAAACACTTTCTGTTTCTCAGTCTGCTCTTGAGGGTATCCATAAATTTACAATTACTACATTCGCTGATGCAGAAATCATATGTAAAGTAACAAAACAAATTGATAAACAAGTTGATATATTAAAGGCTTATTACAATATAGATGTAGACCTTGTTTTTCAGGAGATCGCTTTGTACAAAGTTTCTACATCTCGTTTGCTAGTTTTGAGATCTATTGAAGACCTTATTCGTCAATATAATGTTCGAATATTGGACATGACCGAAGTTTGGACTGTCTTAGAAAAGACTGGGCATTATGATGAAACACAAGCTTTGTTCACAGAGTTGAGTGAAAAGATAGGTGTTTTACAGTTTATTCGTTCTGGACGAATCGCCATTACAAAATCTAATGTAGAACGATTGAGTGATATGTTAGCGACAATAGAAGAAAAGATAAAAGCATGATAAAAGCATTGGAATCCTTGATAATAGAATCTTATTCTTATTAAGGAGCAGCTATCGATGAATAATACAAATCCGAAACTAATGATTTATGCCTTAACAGTTGTAAATTCATGATTTAGTAATAATTGCAAAACCGTTAAGAACACGTAGTCCTTTGCCGAAGGACTTCGTACAGAAGTACCGCAGTAGCAGCTGATACATTTAATGATGTAATATTCCCCAAGGTAGGGATCTTTACCAGTTTATCACAAAGATATAAAACAGCTGGCGAAATACCTTTATCTTCACTTCCTATTACGATAGCTGTTGGATATGTGTAATCAGTCTTTGTATAGAGAGTTGTAGCTTTCTCAGTAGCTGCATAAACTTTATATCCACACAGTTTCAGAAATTTGACAGCATTCATAATATTGGATTCACGACAAACAGATAGTGACATTAATGCTCCTGCAGAAATTTTTATAGCATCGGCATTAACTGAAACACTATTGACGAGTGGAATAACAATTGCATTTACTCCTGCACATTCACAACTACGGGCAATGGCTCCAAAATTATGTACATCAGTTATTCCATCTAATAATAAAATAAGTGGAACTTTTCCTTCTTCATATAAAAATGGAACAATACTCTCCAATTTTTGATAAGTGATGGTTGAAATAAAAGCAACTAATCCCTGATGATTTCTGCGAGTCAATCGGTCTAATTTTTCACGAGGTACTCGGCGAATAAGAATATCTGTTTCTTTTATGATGTTAAACAATTCATGAGACAGCTTACTCTGTAACCCTTTGCATATCAAAATTTTATCTATTTTTTTACCTATCTGTATAGCTTCTATAATGGCTCGTTTGCCGAAAATCATTTCAAATTCTTTCATTTTAATAATTCCTTGGCATTTTCTATAGCAGCACTTGTCAATTCCGAACTACTGAGTAATTGAACAATTACTCTTATCCTTTCTTTTTTAGATAACTGATGAATAAATATTTCCATAGAGGATTCTTTTCTTTGTTTTGTATATCACAAATTAATTGTCTCATCGTGCCGCTAATTACGGCAAACGGGTATTAATAACAATTACCTGCCATTACTCTGCCCATTTTCATTTTGTGCATTAGTTTTCCCATTTTATCAGCAATTTCTCCTGAAACATCCGTAATTCTATTTCATCAAAAATAATAGAAGGAAAGTGCTGTTACTTACAGCTAACAAAGCTTCTAGTCCCAACATTAGCCTTGGGAGCTTCACTATCTGAAGCTATTTGAAATATTACTCTCAAATCATTATTTTGATTTACTGGAAATAAGAATTTTAGATTGTCTGCCCAAAAGTATCCGGATTCTTATCTGTTATTTGACAATTAAACTGCATTTTTGGAATTCCTAAAGCACTAGCTTGCTTTTTTAATTGGGTTTCTAACAATATAGCTGCTTTACATCGAGTTCGAGTCAATTTTTGAGCTAATCAAAATATATTGGCCTATAATTCTTTCATTTGGCTTGATATATTCATCGTAATTCGCTATTTCTTTTAATTGTTTATTTAAAATGATTTTTCACTTCAATGAGTTTTCCCATATTATTTACTTTGTGTTTTTGCTATAAAGAATAAAGCAAATCTAGTCATTTGTTAACTTGTTGTAATCTATCAGGAGATAGTCCTAAACATTCTTGACCATACCTTCTATATCATTCAAATTCAAATGGACTGTTTGTAATTTATCTGCTATACTTATTCAACTTAGGGCACACTTTAGGGCACACTTTTCTTAAAGAAAAAACTATATTCAGAGATTTTTTCAATAAAAAAACAATTCCTTTTTCATCATGTGAAAGGGATTCCTATTCTCTTTGTTTTCTTTGCAATTCTACTTGTTCACCGAATTTTGGATTGGTCTCTTTCAACTGACTAAATTGAAAAGGAGATAATCTTATTCATTAGCAGATCTTTTAGATTTTTCTTTTAACCTTTGAAATTGATAATAAACAGATACGAAGGAAGTATAAACATTTTATACTCATTCTTTAAGTTTTTATTGCAGACTAATACATCCTGTAGTTAAAAGCTATTATCTTCCAATAATAAATTTCCATATTGTGAGAGAATATCAATTAAATAAAAACCTAATTCTTTCAAATCATTAATCCCATTGGAGCATCGAGTGCACGCAATTTACCTAACTTCCATATTTCTTTCTTTATTTATAATACAGTTTTTTGCTTTTGCATTATATTTTCTATGTTTTTCATTGAAAAAAGGATTAAATCCTAAAATTCAGAGATAAAGCTCCTGTAACGACGGATTTTCCAGAACCTATTTCGCCTGTAATGACAGAAAAATTTTTGGAGAAATTTATTTCCAATTTGGATATTAGGGCACAATTTCTTACGGATAAACTTTGAAGCATACTGGTTTTTTTGAAGGTTTAAATTTGCCATTAATTGTTAGAGTAAAGTAAGTTGTAATAAAATATGTTATGACTTCCCATATTAAAGATTTTTAAAGAAAATAGAATATAGAAAAAGCCAAACTGACTTTTCTTGCAATTTTCGATAGTATTCCAATACTATTATTGCTTTTCATCATGGCAATTTATTTCATAATTACATTAATGCCCTTTACATTTAATTATTCTGGAAAATCAACGTAAGGCTATAAGTATTCGAAGTACTTACTAAGGTATTTTCTTAGATGTTTCATTTGTAGAAAAAAACCATCTCAGAATGTAAGATCGTATGTGCACACCCGTGTACACATTAAATTTGCAAATGAAATATTTCCTATAGTGAATGAACTTTTTGTAAAAATTTTCTATATCACACGTGGTCACAATTTTCTTCCAATTCACTCAAAAATATCAATTTGTTGCTCATTAACATTTTCCACCTCTTTCTCTTGGGTAAATAGCCTAGAGGCTTAAAAACAATAAACTTACCAGGGAATAAAAGCTTTTTCATATTAAGTAAGTTTTGTAAAATGTAGTGAAACAAAATACCTGGATAGAACGCATTATTATAATAATTCAAGTACTTCGTTTTTTTGAAAACGAACATGTTTATTATGCACTTCTTTTTCTACTGTATTTTTTCGTTTTCAAAGTCCAAATCACCCAGTAGTTTTTGTGAATCAGGTTCAGGCAATGATTGTACGTTTTCTAATTTTTTTTCAATTTGTCTTGATCGGATGCCCGTTTTGGCCAATTCTTCACTTGCACTGTCAAGTTTCTTTTTTGCTGCTTCTACAACTTCGGCAAACTTACTGAATTGCGTCTTTACAGCACCTAATAAATCCCATATCTCACTTGTTCTTTTTTCAACAGCCAAACTTCTGAATCCCATTTGAAGACTATTAAGAAAAGCTGATATAGTAGTTGGCCCAGCAATTGTAATTTTGAATTCTACGTGTATACTTTGAAAAAGATTTGGTATGCGTAATACTTCCGCATACAATCCTTCAAAGGGTAAAAACATTATTGCAAATTCAGTTGTATTAGGAGGATCTATATATTTTTCATGAATATCTTTTGCAAACTTTTTTATTTTTGTCTCTAAATCTTTTTTAGAGCGTTCAATCATTTGTAAATCAGCTGTTTCATATGAAGACATAAGACTTTCATAATCTGCAGTTGGAAATTTTGCATCAATAGGTAACCATATAAATTCATGTGTTTCCTTTTTGCTAGGTATTTTTATCGCGAATTCAACATTTTCTTTGCTCCCCGATTTTGTTTTAACATTTTTGGCATATTGACTAGGCGGAAGAAGCTGTTCAAGTATTGCAGCAAGCTGATATTCACCCAGGACACCTTTTGTTTTAACATTGGATAATACTTTCCTTAAATCACCAACGTTACTAGCCACATTACGCATTTCACCTATTCCTCTTTGAAGTTTGTCTAAAGTGTTACTTACAGATTTAAATGATTCTGTAAATCTTTCTTCTAATGTATCATGTAGTTTTTCATCAACAGTTTTTCGCATTTCTTCAAGTTTCGCACTATTGTTTTTTTGTATTTCTGTTAGTTTCTTTTCTATTGTTTCCCTATTTTTTTCGAAAACAATATTTGTATCTTTTGCTAAAGAATCAATTCTTGCTGAAAATTTTTCTTCAAAATCTTTCAATGATTTTGTTAATTCTTCTCTACCATATTTATTAGCCATACTAACAGAATCTTGAATAGATTTGAATTCCCTATTCAATATTTCAGAGAAATTTGAAATATTTTTCGATAATTCTTCACGATTCATTTTTAGTGACGAAGATAATTCTTCTCTACTGTCTTTAGCAGATTTATTATTTTCATCTCTATTTCTTCTAAATTCATCACGAGTCGTTACATTATTTCTGTTTAAGAGAATAACATTAACAATTACAATTACCAAAACCAAAAATTGAAAAATCAACTCTAAATTCATGAAAGTGATCTTGTTAGTATTCTTGTTAGTATTTAAATATAAAAATCTTGCTATCGTTATTACAACGACATATTATAATGATAAGATGTAGTCAACAATATCTATTGCTACTTCTTTTTTCGATTTCAATGGGAACTCCTTTTGTTTTCCTATCATATTAATAATCGTTATTTTATTAGTATTTGTTTGAAATCCGGATCCTTTTTCTTTCAAAGAATTTAAGACAATGAAATCCAGGTTCTTTTTTTGTAATTTTTCTATTGAATTAGACAATTCATTTTCGGTTTCCAAAGCAAAACCCACCAAAATTTGTCCTGATTTCTTCATTTTACCTAAAGCAAGAGCGATATCTAGATTAGATGTCAATTCCAATGAAAACGGTTCATTTGCTTTGTGTTTAATTTTGTTTTCTGAATAATACAAAGGTTTATAATCTGCAACTGCAGCACAGAGTATTCCTATATCTATTTCTGAAAATTTGCTTAATGTAGCATTATACATTTCCTCTGCTGACTCAACATCAATCCTGAATATATTCGGATGAATAGTTTTCAATCGTACAGGACCACTTACTAAGATTACCTTTGCTCCTCTCTCAGCACATTCTTCTGCTAAAGCAAAGCCCATTTTTCCTGAAGAATAATTACTTATATAACGCGTAGGATCTATTCTTTCGTGGGTGGGACCAGCATTTATTAATATTTTCTTCCCTATTAATTGCTTTTTTTTTTCAAAAAAATACTCAATAATTTTTACAATTGTATCGGGCTCTTCCATTCTTCCCTTACCTTCTAAAGAACTGGCTAAATAGCCAATTGTAGGAAAAATAATATGATTTCCATATGATTGCAATTTATCAATATTATACTGTGTTGTAGGATGAATAAACATATCTGAATCCATGGCCGGTGCTACAAATACGGGGGCTCTCATAGATAAGTAAGTGGTTATAAGCATATTACTGGCTATTCCATTTGCCATTTTCCCAATAGTAGAGGCTGTAGCTGGTGCTATTAGCATAGCATCTGCCCATAAACCTAAGTTGACATGACTATGCCATGTACCTTCATTTGCAGCAAAAAAATCAATCACTACAGGTTTTTGGGTCAAAGCTGATAAGGTAACTGGCGTAATAAATTCCTTTCCTTTAGGAGTCATTACAATTTGTATTTCCACTCCTTTCTTTATTAATGCACGAGCAAGGTAAGCAGCTTTATAAGCTGCTATGCTTCCAGTAATTCCTAGTACAATCTTTTTCCCGTCCAACATAACATACCACACAAATATTTACAAAATCGATGCAAGTTAGTGTTTTTTTTTTACCTTCATGAAATTTTATTGAAAAGGCAAAAATTTATGAAAAAGGTTATCTCAACCAAAAATGCCCCAGAAGTTATTGGACCCTACTCACAAGCAGTAAAAGCAGGAGATTTTGTTTTTTTTTCTGGGCAATTAGGAATCAATCCGGCAACAGGAGAATTTATCTCGAATTCAATAACTGAACAAACTGAACAAATATTCAAAAATATAACTGCAATTTTAGATGAAATAGGGTTGACCTTAAAAAATATTGTCAAAACAACCGTTTTTTTGTCCGACATATCAAATTTTGCAGTAATGAATGAAATATATAGTAAATATTTTATACCTCATCCTTATCCAGCTCGTTCAGTTATTGCAGTAAAAACTTTGCCCAAAAATGCCCTGATAGAAATAGAAGTAGTTGCTATTTATTGATAAATTTGAGTTATGGCATCCAGAATATTAAAAATGATAGAAAAATTTAATAAGATGGTTGTTCAAAATTGCTATCTCCAATTTACCTGAGTATGCTTGTTGGGATAATAATGCTAAAATGCTATCTCAGTGAGGTCTTATCTATTCTTCAGTAAAAGTAAAATAGTAGAGTAAGGAGAAATATTACAAATGGCAGATTTCCTTCAACAACTCAATGAAAGTCAACGTGAAGCGGTTATCTACAATGACGGTCCAAGTCTAGTTATCGCTGGAGCTGGTTCAGGTAAAACACGGGTAATTACCTACAAAATCGCTTACTTATTAAAAAATGGCATTTCTCCTCATAGTATATTGGCTTTGACATTTACTAATAAGGCTGCAAGAGAAATGAAAGTACGCGTTACTGAAATTATAGGAGAGAATATGACTCGTTTATTATGGATAGGCACTTTTCATTCTATTTTTTCCAAAATACTTCGTAGAGAGGCATCCCGAATAGGGTTTTATTCCGATTTTACAATTTATGATAAACAAGATTCCAAAAATCTTATTAAAAATATTATTAAAGAAAAAAAGTTAGACGATAAAATATATAAACCTACATTTGTTCAAAACATTATTTCCAAAGCAAAAAACGCTCTAATTACTCCTAAGCAATATGCAAATAATTGTGATTTGATAGAACAATACAATCAAGCTCAAAAAGCTTATATATTATACGACATTTATTTAACCTATAGCAATCGCTGCAAGATTGCAAATGCTATGGATTTTGACGATTTACTATTTTATACCTACTTACTTTTCAACGAATGCAAAGAGATTGCTCAAAAGTATTGGAATCGGTTTCAATTTATTTTAGTAGATGAGTATCAAGATACAAATTTTGCCCAACATGAAATTATTCAGCAATTGACCATAGAACAACATCACCGGATATGTATAGTAGGAGATGATGCACAAAGTATTTATTCTTTTCGTGGAGCAAATATTAGTAATATTTTGAATTTCAGATCAATATATCCAGAAAGTAAATTATTTAAACTGGAGCAAAACTATCGTTCCACGCAAACAATAGTCAATGCAGCAAATTCACTTATCTCTAAAAATAGAGAACAAATACCAAAAACTATTTACTCTCAAAAAGCAATAGGTGAAAAAATCAGGTTGACTGGATTTTACTCTGATTATGAAGAAGGAAGTAGGGTAGCAAATTGTATTGCAGAAATGCACATGTTGAAAAAGTATGAATATAAAGATTTTGTTATTTTATACCGTACTAATGCACAAAGTCGGATCTTTGAAGAAGCGTTGCGTAAACTAAATATACCTTATAAAATATATGGAGGTTTATCTTTTTATCAACGTAAAGAAATCAAGGACGTAGTTGCCTATATGAGATTGGCTTCTAATCTAGCAGATGAAGAGGCAATTAGACGGATCATCAATTATCCGAATCGAGGTATTGGTGATATTACTGTGAATAAGATTATTGCAGCAGCTAGTTTTCACAATACAATCTTGTGGGAAGTGCTTTCTAATCCGTTGAGTTATAATTTGAAAATTAATGCTGCAACTTTCGAAAAATTGAAAAAATTCCAATTACTTATCAATCGCTTTGTAGAAAAAGTTTCCACTCAAAATGCTTACAATGCGGGACGAATGATTATTCGAGAAACTGGTCTAATTAATAATGAACTCTATGAAGATCAGACCCCAGAAAATATAAGTCGTATTCAAAACTTAGAAGAATTAAGCAATAGTTTATACACATTTGTCTCTTCTCGTATAGAAGAAGGAAATGCAAACATTAAAATAAGTGACTTTCTTGCGGAGATATTCTTACTTACAGATCAAGATACGGATAAAAATGAAAACATCAATTTTGTAACAATGATGACTATCCATTCAGCAAAAGGTTTGGAATTTAAAAATGTTTTTGTTGTGGGATTAGAAGAGGGTTTATTCCCTTCCGAATTGAGTAAACAAAACTTACAAGAAATAGAGGAAGAGCGTCGTCTGTTTTATGTGGCAATTACTCGTGCAAAGGAAAATGTTATTTTAACTTATGCTAAGAATCGTTTTCAAAATGGACAATTTCATGATAGATTACCCAGTCGATTTATTAAAGATATAGATGAACAATATTTATCATTGCCTTCAAAATCTCATGTTTGTACTAATTCTGGGGGAGGGGGGTCTTTCAAAGAAAGCTCTTTAATTAATCATCAAAATAATCAAAGTAATATTGGAGACTTGAGAATTGGCAACAAAATCAGGCATAAACGTTTTGGTGATGGGAGAATCGTGGCTTTAATAGGCAAAAACGATAACGCACAAGCAACTGTAGAGTTTGAACAAGTTGGAATCAAACAATTACTCTTAAAGTTTGCACGAATTGAGATGATTAATGATGATTAAATTTTTCAATTTGCTCTAGACTTAGAGCAGAAGAATATAAATTTCTTTGTTTCACACCCTCTTATCAAAAAAATCATAACTCCAACGATTATATAAATAAAAGAGCACTTATACAAGTACTCCCTTATTTGTATAATTAATTATTCGTTTTATTATCAGTTGTATGCTGTTTCTCCATGTTCGTAAACATCTAATCCTTCTTCTTCCATTCGCAATGATACTCTTATACCTACAATTTTATCTACAACACGAAATATTATAACTGTCATCACTGCACTATATATAATTGTAGCTATAGTTGCGACAACTTGTACTTCCAGTTGATGCCATCCTCCATATAGAGCACCTTCTACACCATGAGGACCACTAACCATTTTTGTAGCAAACACACCAGTAAGTATAGAACCAATTATACCTCCTATGCCATGCACACCAAAAGCATCTAAAGCATCATCATATTTTAATTTTGACTTGACTAAAGAAACCATAAAAAAACATACAAGCGAAGAAGTTGCTCCAATAAAGAAAGCCCCTAATAAATCTACTGTTCCAGCAGCTGGCGTAATAGCCACCAGGCCCGCAACTGCTCCTGTACATGCTCCAACAATAGTTGGTTTTTTTTCTCGTATCCAATCTATAGCCATCCAAACTATTACAGCTACGGCTGTAGCAAAGTGAGTTACAAGGAAAGCATTAGCTGCAAGCCCATTAGCTGCCAAACCACTTCCAGCATTGAACCCAAACCAACCCAACCATAAAAGTGCTGTACCGAGAAATACAAAAGGAATATTGTGTGGTGGAGGAGTTATACCATGTTTATAATTCTTTCTTTTACCTACCATAATTGCCATAATCAAGGCCGTAATTCCAGCATTGATATGTACAACCGTTCCCCCGGCAAAGTCAATAGCCCCAATGCCTTTCTCACCTATCCAACCACCTCCCCATACCCAATGGGCCATCGGATTATAAACAAAAATTGACCAAACAATCGCAAACACTAAAAAACCAGAGAATTTTACCCGCTCAGCAAAAGCACCAATAATTAAAGACGGTGTAATAACGGCAAACATACATTGGAACAATGCAAAAATAATTTCAGGAATGTTTGTCTCTGTCAAAGTGTTCAATCCAATACCCCTTAAAAAAACTTTGTCAAATCCACCCATAATAAAACCCAACGGATTTTTTTGCTCAGAAAATGAAGTCCCAAATACCCAACTATACCCAAATGCGAACCAAAGAATACTTACAACTGCCGTCAACACAAGGCATTGCATAATGACACTTAACACATTCTTCTGACGAACTAATCCTCCGTAAAACAGAGCCAATCCAGGTACTGTCATCAACATAACTAAAAGGGTTGCTACTATTATCCAAGCTGTATTTCCACTGTCCAATACAGTAGGCTTTATACATAATCCTTCCATATCAATTTTTTAATTATTTGTTAGTTATTTGTTAGTATATAAAGTTTCGTCTCCCTGTTCGCCAGTACGAATACTATATGCATTATCTATAGTCGAAACGAAGATACGCCCATCACCCACCTCACCTGTATGAGCAGATTTTTCAATTGCTTTGATAGCTTTTTCTACGTTTATATCACGAACAACAAGATTGATTTGAATCCGTTCAATAGAACTTGTATCATAAACAACTCCCCGATAAATTCTCTCTTGACGGGCTTTCCCTACACCCCTCACGTCTGAATAAGAAAACCACTCGATGTCAGCTTCTAACAAAGCTTCTTTTACCTCATCGAATCTTGTCTTACGAATAATTGCCTCAATCTTCTTCATACATTTTAACAATTTTTAAATTAGCCTGAAATTTTAAGCAGAAATAGTCTCCATTAAACATATTAAACATATTAAAATATATTAAATATATTAAATATATTTAATATATTATTAAATACATATCAAACCCCTATATCAACCCTATAATTAACAACCACCTTTATGAATACCCTCGGCGGGGGTAAATCATTTCGTCCCCAAAAGCAAGAATAAGATAAGTAAAGGACTCTAACTTTAACTTTCTAAATATTATAAAAAGAATGGAAACTTACCTTTTAGAACTTGAAAAATTGAAGAAAATACTGCAAATCTATGCGGCAATTTAAATAGCTCACAATTTATTTAACTATATGATGGAAGTTAAGTAATTTTCTTACTCCTTAAGATATGAAACACAAATCTATGTAGAGATAATAGATAAAACATATTCCTAAAGATTTGACTCAGTACAAAACTCCCATTTTTTTTTCCATAATTCATAGAAATAATGTGCTGTCATATCTACCTGCAAAGGAACTAGTGCAGCATATCCCTTTGACAATGCCCATTCATCACAACAAGTATTTTCTGGTTCTTCATTGGCAAATTCACCACCCAACCAGTAAATAACTCTATCGTAGGGATCTTTTAATTTTTCAATCTTTTCTTGCCAATTCCCCTTAGTTTGTGTACAAATTTTCAATCCCTTTACATCAGAAATACTGGGAACATTCAAATTCAAACAAATACCTTTAGGTAATCCTTCCAACAATACCTTTTCAGCCACTAGTTTTCCATATTTTACTGCTTGTGAAAAATCTGCATTAGGCGAATGGTCTGTTAATGATACTCCCATAGAAGGAATACCTATAATACATCCTTCTAATGTAGCACCAATAGTACCAGAGTAAATAACACACACAGCCGCATTAGAGCCATGATTAATTCCTGCAACTAATAAATCAGGCTTTCTACTCACAATAGAATTGACTCCCAATTTGACACAATCTACAGGCGTCCCTGAACAACTATATATTGTTAAATCTTCTTCTTTTCGTAACAAATCTATACGAACTGGATTTAGAGAAGTAATAGCTCCCGACATCCCTGATCGAGCTCCTTCAGGAGCAACAACTACAATTTCGCCTATTTTGCGAAAACCTTTTATTAGCTCATTCAATCCTTTTGCATAGATTCCATCATCATTAGTAATAAATAC of the Candidatus Azobacteroides pseudotrichonymphae genomovar. CFP2 genome contains:
- the ilvN gene encoding acetolactate synthase small subunit, yielding MKNKILYTITIFSENIVGLLNQVAIIFTRRGLNIETLSVSQSALEGIHKFTITTFADAEIICKVTKQIDKQVDILKAYYNIDVDLVFQEIALYKVSTSRLLVLRSIEDLIRQYNVRILDMTEVWTVLEKTGHYDETQALFTELSEKIGVLQFIRSGRIAITKSNVERLSDMLATIEEKIKA
- the coaBC gene encoding bifunctional phosphopantothenoylcysteine decarboxylase/phosphopantothenate--cysteine ligase CoaBC, with the protein product MLDGKKIVLGITGSIAAYKAAYLARALIKKGVEIQIVMTPKGKEFITPVTLSALTQKPVVIDFFAANEGTWHSHVNLGLWADAMLIAPATASTIGKMANGIASNMLITTYLSMRAPVFVAPAMDSDMFIHPTTQYNIDKLQSYGNHIIFPTIGYLASSLEGKGRMEEPDTIVKIIEYFFEKKKQLIGKKILINAGPTHERIDPTRYISNYSSGKMGFALAEECAERGAKVILVSGPVRLKTIHPNIFRIDVESAEEMYNATLSKFSEIDIGILCAAVADYKPLYYSENKIKHKANEPFSLELTSNLDIALALGKMKKSGQILVGFALETENELSNSIEKLQKKNLDFIVLNSLKEKGSGFQTNTNKITIINMIGKQKEFPLKSKKEVAIDIVDYILSL
- a CDS encoding RidA family protein, which translates into the protein MKKVISTKNAPEVIGPYSQAVKAGDFVFFSGQLGINPATGEFISNSITEQTEQIFKNITAILDEIGLTLKNIVKTTVFLSDISNFAVMNEIYSKYFIPHPYPARSVIAVKTLPKNALIEIEVVAIY
- the rlmB gene encoding 23S rRNA (guanosine(2251)-2'-O)-methyltransferase RlmB, with the translated sequence MKEFEMIFGKRAIIEAIQIGKKIDKILICKGLQSKLSHELFNIIKETDILIRRVPREKLDRLTRRNHQGLVAFISTITYQKLESIVPFLYEEGKVPLILLLDGITDVHNFGAIARSCECAGVNAIVIPLVNSVSVNADAIKISAGALMSLSVCRESNIMNAVKFLKLCGYKVYAATEKATTLYTKTDYTYPTAIVIGSEDKGISPAVLYLCDKLVKIPTLGNITSLNVSAATAVLLYEVLRQRTTCS
- a CDS encoding AAA family ATPase, which gives rise to MLQSLSVRNCALISKLEINFSKNFSVITGEIGSGKSVVTGALSLNFRI
- a CDS encoding DNA recombination protein RmuC — translated: MKDFEEKFSARIDSLAKDTNIVFEKNRETIEKKLTEIQKNNSAKLEEMRKTVDEKLHDTLEERFTESFKSVSNTLDKLQRGIGEMRNVASNVGDLRKVLSNVKTKGVLGEYQLAAILEQLLPPSQYAKNVKTKSGSKENVEFAIKIPSKKETHEFIWLPIDAKFPTADYESLMSSYETADLQMIERSKKDLETKIKKFAKDIHEKYIDPPNTTEFAIMFLPFEGLYAEVLRIPNLFQSIHVEFKITIAGPTTISAFLNSLQMGFRSLAVEKRTSEIWDLLGAVKTQFSKFAEVVEAAKKKLDSASEELAKTGIRSRQIEKKLENVQSLPEPDSQKLLGDLDFENEKIQ
- the ilvB gene encoding biosynthetic-type acetolactate synthase large subunit gives rise to the protein MVNHKSIQLLPGSYALIESLLHEGVDIVFGYPGGQAIPIYDALYDYKDKLRHILVRHEQGAVHAAQGYARVSGKVGVTVVTSGPGIANTITGVADAMIDSTPIVVIAGQVPSILLGTDSFQEIDVIGITQPITKWAYQVRDVDEIPWAIARAFYIALSGRLGPVVLDITKNAQTAQISYHPVCIDHIRSYVPVPGSSKESLQSAASLINHSKKPLALVGQGVILGNAEKELLDFLQHGDIPAASTMLGLSALPSDEPLNMGMLGMHGNVAANLKTNECDVLIAIGMRFDDRVTGDLNTYAKQAQIIHFDIDPSEINKNVKVNVAVLGNIKETLPAVNKLLKKTQHTAWKKTFKSLLEQELNTVIQKELYSQVGPLRMGEVVHKVSEATEGNAVLVTDVGQNQMMGVRYFKYKQTRSVVTSGGLGTMGFGLPASIGAKCGVPNRTVCLFVGDGGFQMTIQELGTIMQSNIDVKIILLNNSYLGMVRQWQELFFSERYSETAMDNPDFIQIASAYRIPGRSVSRREELDEAIYEMLETKGTYLLEAKVLSKSMVYPMIPAGACITHILLGDEK